The Verrucomicrobiia bacterium genome window below encodes:
- a CDS encoding ATP-binding protein, whose protein sequence is MEINTLSSILLPWLLVAVGAGVVGVFHKQLRMTAAAVAEEKHTEQLLEESELRFRILTRATNEAVWDWDITSDSVWWNRNVQTLLGYGEEEIVPTSAWRMQNVHPDDRKRVEDGLRARVRGEKEDFWSGEYRFRRADGSYADIFDRGYILRDHDGRAIRMIGSMLDMTKRKREMELARARDAALESARLKSQFLANMSHEIRTPMNSIIGMTDILLHLELTSEQREFVEIVRMSGESLLTIINDILDFSKIEAGKLTFEMLDFEPRTAVEEVIAMLVEQTHAKKLELRSVIAPEVPGAVRGDPGRLRQVLTNLTSNAIKFTPQGEIKISVTKESESDAHVILRFEVADTGIGVPEEARACLFQPFSQVDPSTTRKYGGTGLGLAICKQLVNLMAGQIGCESVPNRGSTFWFTAQFEKLNSTALLLENLPEITSTTAELPAQQLPEKARKRLRILVAEDNAFNQKVVLRQVREMGFGADAVANGIEALEALNRIHYDLVLMDCQMPEMDGYACAAEIRRQEDNAGHIPIIAMTAHVMKEDRDKCLAAGMDDFLSKPVRVVHLECVLTQWLTGSTTATASEMPNVASRSREDPREGDGPHRSQVDPPSVDLETFMEIAGNDEQRLRELADRYLRQTTEQLARLREAIATGTAPDIKRIAHSAAGSSAMCGMKPLVGLLRELERMGQAGQLADTPRVYGQVTEEFSRIEHFLREHSETEVNLKA, encoded by the coding sequence ATGGAGATAAATACACTGTCATCAATCTTGTTGCCGTGGCTCCTGGTCGCCGTGGGGGCCGGAGTGGTGGGGGTCTTCCACAAGCAGTTGCGCATGACGGCGGCTGCCGTGGCCGAAGAAAAGCACACCGAGCAGTTGCTGGAGGAAAGCGAACTGCGATTCCGCATCCTCACGCGCGCCACCAATGAAGCCGTGTGGGACTGGGACATCACGAGCGATTCCGTGTGGTGGAATCGCAACGTCCAGACACTGCTGGGATATGGTGAGGAGGAGATCGTCCCTACGAGCGCCTGGCGCATGCAAAACGTCCACCCCGACGATCGTAAGCGGGTGGAGGACGGTTTACGAGCGCGGGTGCGGGGCGAAAAAGAGGATTTCTGGTCCGGCGAATACCGGTTTCGCCGCGCCGATGGTTCGTACGCCGATATTTTTGACCGCGGCTACATCCTGCGCGATCACGACGGGCGGGCCATCCGGATGATCGGCTCGATGTTGGACATGACGAAGAGGAAGCGCGAAATGGAACTGGCACGGGCGCGCGACGCGGCGCTGGAATCGGCCCGGTTGAAGTCGCAGTTCCTTGCCAATATGAGCCACGAAATACGCACGCCGATGAACAGCATCATTGGCATGACCGACATCCTGCTCCATCTTGAGTTGACGTCCGAGCAGCGGGAATTTGTCGAGATCGTGCGCATGAGCGGCGAATCGCTGTTGACGATCATCAACGACATCCTGGATTTTTCCAAGATCGAGGCCGGCAAGCTCACGTTTGAAATGCTGGACTTCGAACCGCGCACGGCCGTCGAAGAAGTGATCGCGATGCTGGTTGAGCAGACACACGCCAAGAAGCTGGAGTTGCGTTCGGTCATCGCCCCGGAGGTGCCCGGCGCGGTGCGCGGCGACCCGGGCCGCTTGCGGCAGGTGTTAACCAACCTGACCAGCAACGCCATCAAATTCACACCGCAGGGCGAAATCAAGATTTCCGTTACCAAGGAATCGGAGAGCGACGCGCACGTGATTCTGCGATTTGAGGTTGCCGATACCGGCATTGGCGTTCCCGAAGAGGCCCGCGCGTGCCTGTTTCAACCTTTTTCGCAGGTGGACCCCTCCACCACGCGAAAATACGGCGGCACCGGTTTGGGTTTGGCCATCTGCAAGCAACTGGTCAATCTCATGGCGGGTCAGATCGGGTGCGAGAGCGTTCCCAACCGGGGCTCAACGTTTTGGTTCACGGCGCAGTTTGAAAAGCTGAATTCAACGGCGTTGCTACTCGAGAACCTGCCGGAAATCACTTCCACGACAGCCGAACTGCCGGCGCAACAGCTTCCCGAAAAAGCACGCAAGCGCCTGCGCATCCTCGTCGCCGAGGACAACGCGTTCAACCAGAAGGTCGTGCTGCGCCAGGTGCGGGAAATGGGTTTCGGCGCCGACGCGGTGGCCAACGGCATCGAAGCGTTGGAGGCCCTCAACCGGATTCACTATGACCTGGTCCTGATGGATTGCCAGATGCCGGAGATGGATGGTTACGCGTGCGCGGCTGAAATCCGGCGACAAGAAGACAATGCGGGACATATCCCCATCATCGCCATGACGGCCCACGTGATGAAGGAGGACCGGGACAAGTGCCTGGCGGCTGGCATGGACGATTTTCTGAGCAAACCCGTGCGTGTGGTTCATTTGGAATGCGTCCTGACACAGTGGCTCACCGGGTCAACCACAGCGACCGCGAGCGAGATGCCGAACGTTGCCTCCCGTTCCCGCGAAGATCCGCGGGAAGGAGATGGCCCGCACCGCAGCCAGGTCGACCCGCCGTCCGTCGATTTGGAAACATTCATGGAGATCGCGGGAAACGACGAGCAACGTCTGCGGGAGCTGGCGGACCGTTATCTCCGGCAGACAACCGAGCAACTCGCCAGATTGCGCGAAGCCATTGCCACCGGCACCGCGCCTGATATCAAACGCATTGCCCACAGCGCAGCCGGTTCCAGCGCGATGTGCGGCATGAAGCCACTGGTGGGGCTGCTGCGCGAGTTGGAACGAATGGGCCAAGCAGGCCAACTGGCCGATACCCCGCGCGTATATGGCCAGGTTACAGAGGAATTTTCGCGGATCGAACACTTCCTCCGCGAACACAGCGAAACTGAAGTAAACCTCAAGGCATAA
- a CDS encoding response regulator: protein MKSILIVEDDPLVADVYSRKLRDEGFRVDVAIDGKAGLEVFDDQKVDLVLLDLLLPEIDGVEVLKRIRTKCSPRTLPVLVFTNAYLGGAVQQAWEAGANQVIPKVGVTPNLVVQLVRNALEDSPPPAVPLAKARTKVAFDAEVRKRFLDSSPKTFAALWRPLKRLACQGYHPDNQACFHELFRVVRPLTALAAVAGLDGIAQMSAALEALLKELCDAPERLSPSVVLTIAQAIDTLKFLFAYPDGGWAKNPSAARILVVDDDEFARLAISHALALVNLKAICADSPVSALKRRTGKRFDLIILDIEMPDASGFDLCSRFRAMPAYRDTPIIFLSMRKDLKDRTESALCGGNDYITKPFLYIELATKALSFVISGPLKSAHGPKGPNGKGGGEPAFSRRDLNSLKQAILGSYDG from the coding sequence ATGAAGAGTATTCTGATCGTTGAAGACGATCCGCTCGTGGCGGATGTATATTCCCGGAAACTTCGCGACGAAGGTTTTCGGGTCGATGTTGCCATCGACGGCAAAGCCGGGTTGGAGGTGTTCGATGACCAGAAGGTCGATTTGGTATTACTCGATCTTCTGCTTCCAGAGATTGACGGTGTGGAGGTGCTAAAACGGATACGCACGAAATGCAGCCCGCGCACGCTTCCCGTGCTCGTGTTCACCAATGCTTATCTTGGGGGCGCGGTGCAGCAGGCATGGGAGGCGGGCGCCAACCAGGTCATCCCCAAGGTGGGCGTCACACCCAACCTGGTCGTCCAATTGGTGAGGAACGCGCTGGAAGACTCCCCGCCACCGGCGGTGCCCCTGGCGAAGGCCAGGACCAAGGTTGCGTTCGACGCCGAGGTGCGAAAGAGGTTCCTCGATTCGTCCCCAAAGACGTTCGCGGCGCTATGGCGACCGCTGAAACGACTCGCTTGTCAGGGTTATCACCCGGACAACCAAGCCTGCTTTCACGAGTTGTTCAGAGTTGTCCGGCCGCTTACGGCTTTGGCGGCCGTTGCCGGGTTGGACGGGATCGCGCAGATGTCCGCGGCCTTGGAAGCGTTGCTCAAGGAACTCTGTGATGCGCCGGAGCGACTGAGCCCGTCGGTTGTGCTGACGATTGCGCAGGCCATCGACACCTTGAAGTTCCTGTTTGCCTATCCCGACGGCGGCTGGGCGAAGAATCCTTCCGCAGCCCGCATTCTGGTTGTGGACGATGATGAGTTCGCGCGCCTGGCCATCAGCCACGCCCTGGCGCTGGTCAATCTGAAGGCCATTTGCGCGGATAGCCCGGTTAGCGCCCTGAAGCGGCGGACGGGGAAGCGGTTCGACCTGATCATTCTGGATATCGAGATGCCTGACGCGAGCGGATTCGACCTGTGTTCCCGCTTTCGCGCGATGCCGGCGTACCGTGATACGCCGATCATCTTCCTGAGCATGCGCAAGGACCTCAAGGACCGCACGGAATCCGCGTTGTGCGGAGGCAACGACTATATCACCAAACCGTTCCTTTACATCGAGCTGGCCACCAAGGCGCTCAGCTTCGTGATTAGCGGGCCGCTGAAGTCCGCTCACGGACCGAAAGGACCGAATGGCAAAGGTGGTGGCGAGCCAGCCTTCTCACGACGCGATCTCAATTCCCTGAAGCAAGCGATCCTCGGCAGCTACGACGGTTGA
- a CDS encoding ferritin-like domain-containing protein, translating into MKANLMDGTVLRAGMMGRRRFLRALGVTGAAVATGMRFDQTALADAGTSHKKIDRGDADILRFLAAAELIETDFWQQYNELVAGNAPYGAALANLDEDMAVYVADNTDDENTHAEFLNAYLVSQGAEPVNLDVFRTLPSSPATGAAQIGRLTNLTMLTVDTSFWIRYRSTGNPDFGDTFPQFIDIVDRTAIPLRDDYTADEIQAIANTAAFHFPSIEQGGSSLYTTMLTKATALDTVRIIAGIGGVEVAHFTVWHDKAGNAPPVSVDGLVFPDMETFNGDELRQNNLIMPEPCKFISADLPECSVIRPGTAAHSGAVAAATALTNSGLFTGQSPAFFAALRQLAQAADAAARHGP; encoded by the coding sequence ATGAAAGCCAATCTGATGGATGGAACAGTTTTGCGCGCGGGCATGATGGGGCGCCGCCGGTTTCTCAGGGCGCTCGGCGTGACTGGCGCGGCCGTTGCCACCGGCATGCGCTTCGACCAAACCGCACTGGCAGACGCGGGAACCTCACACAAGAAAATCGACCGCGGCGACGCTGACATTTTGCGGTTTCTGGCCGCGGCGGAATTGATCGAAACGGACTTCTGGCAGCAGTACAACGAACTCGTCGCCGGCAACGCACCCTATGGCGCCGCGTTGGCGAACCTCGACGAAGACATGGCGGTATACGTCGCCGACAATACCGACGACGAAAATACCCACGCCGAGTTTCTCAACGCGTACCTCGTGTCCCAAGGCGCCGAGCCGGTCAACCTCGACGTGTTTCGTACGTTGCCCAGCAGCCCGGCAACGGGCGCAGCGCAGATCGGACGGTTGACGAATCTGACGATGCTAACGGTGGATACGAGCTTCTGGATTCGTTACCGCAGCACGGGCAATCCGGATTTTGGCGACACATTTCCCCAATTCATCGACATTGTGGACCGCACCGCGATCCCGTTGCGCGATGATTACACCGCCGACGAGATCCAGGCCATCGCCAACACCGCGGCGTTTCACTTCCCGTCCATCGAGCAAGGCGGCTCCAGCCTCTACACCACGATGCTGACAAAGGCGACCGCGCTCGACACGGTCCGCATCATTGCCGGCATCGGCGGCGTCGAGGTCGCGCACTTCACCGTCTGGCACGACAAAGCCGGTAATGCCCCTCCCGTGAGCGTGGACGGTCTTGTCTTCCCGGACATGGAGACGTTCAACGGTGACGAACTGCGGCAGAACAACCTGATCATGCCGGAGCCGTGCAAGTTCATCAGCGCGGACTTGCCGGAGTGTTCGGTCATTCGTCCCGGCACGGCGGCGCATTCCGGTGCGGTGGCGGCAGCCACGGCGCTGACCAACTCCGGCTTGTTCACCGGCCAGAGCCCCGCGTTCTTTGCCGCGCTACGCCAACTGGCTCAAGCGGCCGACGCCGCCGCGCGGCATGGGCCGTGA
- a CDS encoding DUF6249 domain-containing protein has product MKNIWKKMVVVIALVGASSLLSARGAVSVYAEGTATAEASAGTNAPSTTTRGTSADADHPPVRIDETGVHVGGPNPVDINAPDFVRRHGEWGILAAHMTGMLAIVCTFGMPVAIIALAGYFAHRRNRMAHETMRAMIEKGVPITPELVAEIRNKRPSDTTGGSTRGRLLPGLVLAGIGTALLISGSGGDKKGGWIVLFIGAAFLITWFVEHKSQNKSQPPR; this is encoded by the coding sequence ATGAAAAACATATGGAAAAAGATGGTTGTGGTAATTGCGCTGGTGGGCGCTTCATCACTGTTGAGCGCGAGGGGCGCGGTGTCCGTCTATGCGGAAGGGACAGCGACGGCGGAGGCGTCTGCCGGGACAAATGCGCCGTCCACGACAACCCGCGGAACGTCAGCCGATGCGGATCATCCGCCGGTGCGGATTGACGAGACGGGCGTTCATGTTGGCGGGCCGAACCCGGTGGATATCAATGCGCCGGATTTTGTGCGTCGACATGGAGAGTGGGGAATCCTTGCTGCTCATATGACGGGCATGCTCGCCATCGTTTGCACTTTTGGGATGCCTGTGGCGATTATTGCCCTTGCCGGTTATTTCGCTCATCGACGCAACAGGATGGCGCATGAAACCATGCGGGCCATGATTGAAAAGGGCGTACCCATTACTCCGGAATTGGTCGCCGAGATTAGAAATAAGCGCCCCAGTGACACGACCGGCGGCTCGACACGCGGCCGTCTTCTGCCCGGTTTGGTTTTGGCGGGCATTGGAACGGCTTTGCTGATCTCGGGCTCGGGAGGGGACAAGAAGGGAGGATGGATTGTGCTATTCATCGGCGCGGCATTCTTGATTACATGGTTTGTGGAACATAAATCCCAGAACAAGAGCCAACCACCTCGATAG
- a CDS encoding sigma-70 family RNA polymerase sigma factor: protein MSLTDTDLIARALSCDDQHAFGELVRRYQSPVRAFLGRLSRGDAHLADDLAQETFVKAWRKLGTYRGSARFSTWLFGIAYNEFRTVARQRKELALEDVEEPVVETATWAGDSRSDLRLDLTEAFKGLSSHERAAVVLCCQNGLTHEETAQVLDCPLGTVKTNVLRGKEKLKRRLLGYQNYESA from the coding sequence GTGTCCTTAACCGACACCGATCTTATCGCGCGTGCCCTGTCGTGCGACGACCAGCACGCCTTCGGCGAGCTGGTTCGTCGCTATCAGTCGCCAGTGCGCGCTTTTTTGGGGCGGTTATCGCGGGGCGACGCGCATCTGGCGGACGACCTGGCACAGGAGACGTTTGTGAAGGCGTGGCGGAAACTGGGAACGTATCGCGGCAGCGCGCGATTCTCGACGTGGCTCTTTGGGATTGCGTACAACGAATTCCGCACCGTGGCGCGCCAAAGGAAAGAGCTGGCATTGGAAGACGTCGAGGAGCCGGTGGTGGAGACGGCGACGTGGGCCGGGGATTCGCGCAGCGATTTACGCCTCGACTTGACGGAGGCATTCAAAGGCTTATCTTCACACGAGCGGGCGGCGGTGGTGTTGTGCTGCCAGAATGGATTGACGCATGAGGAGACGGCACAGGTTTTGGATTGTCCGCTCGGCACGGTGAAGACGAATGTGCTGCGCGGGAAGGAAAAGTTGAAACGACGATTGCTCGGGTATCAGAATTATGAGTCAGCCTGA
- a CDS encoding HU family DNA-binding protein: MNKAQLVDVVQKELGKEFSKAAAERSLDAVLRSIRRGVQTGGQVQIVGFGTFRVSKRAARMGRNPKTGEAIQIKASKTVRFSAGQGLKESL; this comes from the coding sequence ATGAACAAAGCGCAGTTGGTTGATGTTGTGCAAAAAGAGTTGGGGAAAGAATTTAGCAAGGCCGCGGCCGAACGGTCGTTGGACGCAGTGTTGCGTTCGATCCGCCGAGGTGTGCAGACTGGCGGACAGGTGCAGATCGTCGGTTTCGGCACGTTCCGCGTGAGCAAGCGCGCTGCGCGCATGGGCCGCAACCCGAAGACCGGCGAGGCGATTCAGATCAAGGCTTCCAAGACCGTGCGTTTCAGCGCAGGTCAGGGTCTCAAAGAGAGCCTGTAA
- a CDS encoding MBL fold metallo-hydrolase — protein sequence MKLTFFGATRTVTGSKYVLQANGRSILIECGMYQGHRAEWLERNTHLPFDSSKIDVMLLSHAHIDHTGVIPVLGRSGFRGRIFCTEATADLCRVMLMDSAHIQEQDAAFLTKKNAKKGLPPVEPLYTQTDTQAVLGQFQSVASYSQPTTVSDGVTATWLDAGHMLGSAMIIIDIEEGGRKVRLAFSGDLGRGNNDILNDPDHPQNADYLLTESTYGNRVHEPVADVNDRVCAIINRALEKSGKIIIPAFAVGRTQQLLYTVYQLTKSRCIPSLPIYVDSPLSLQATEVFKRHPEGFNKSFHDLMMNSQNPFNASNITYVQSVEESKGINDFKKPCIIISASGMAEAGRVRHHIQNNIEDERNTILIVGWCAPHTLGAQLASGHKEVNIFGDPYKVRATVETIDAFSGHADKNELRAWAEKITGPLRGIFVIHGEEEPALAFAETLRGLHPQANVRAPEFAESVEL from the coding sequence ATGAAACTGACATTCTTTGGTGCGACACGCACTGTCACGGGCTCGAAATACGTCCTGCAGGCCAACGGCAGGAGCATCCTGATTGAATGCGGCATGTACCAGGGCCATCGCGCGGAGTGGCTCGAACGCAATACGCATCTGCCATTCGACAGTTCGAAGATTGACGTGATGCTTCTAAGCCACGCGCATATCGACCACACCGGGGTCATTCCCGTGCTGGGTCGGAGCGGTTTTCGCGGCAGGATTTTCTGCACCGAGGCGACGGCCGACCTCTGCCGCGTGATGTTGATGGACAGCGCCCACATCCAGGAACAAGACGCGGCGTTTCTCACGAAGAAGAACGCGAAGAAAGGTCTCCCGCCGGTGGAGCCTCTGTACACACAGACCGACACACAGGCGGTCCTTGGACAGTTCCAATCGGTTGCTTCCTATAGTCAGCCGACCACCGTCTCGGATGGCGTGACGGCCACCTGGCTGGATGCCGGGCACATGCTGGGTTCGGCGATGATCATCATCGATATCGAGGAAGGCGGACGCAAAGTCCGACTCGCATTCAGTGGCGACCTGGGGCGTGGCAACAACGACATCCTGAACGACCCCGATCATCCGCAAAACGCCGATTATCTGCTGACCGAAAGCACATACGGCAATCGCGTCCATGAGCCGGTTGCCGACGTTAATGACCGCGTCTGCGCCATCATCAATCGGGCACTCGAAAAGAGTGGCAAGATCATCATCCCGGCGTTTGCTGTCGGGCGCACGCAGCAGTTGCTCTATACCGTCTACCAGCTCACGAAGAGCCGCTGTATTCCCTCGTTGCCGATTTATGTGGACAGCCCGCTGTCTCTGCAGGCGACGGAAGTGTTCAAGCGCCATCCGGAAGGCTTCAACAAAAGCTTCCACGACCTCATGATGAATAGCCAGAATCCGTTCAATGCCTCGAACATCACCTATGTCCAGAGTGTCGAGGAATCAAAGGGGATCAACGATTTCAAAAAGCCCTGTATCATCATCAGCGCCTCCGGCATGGCCGAGGCCGGACGCGTCCGCCATCACATCCAGAACAACATTGAGGACGAGCGTAACACGATCCTGATCGTTGGCTGGTGCGCCCCACACACCCTCGGCGCACAACTCGCCTCGGGCCACAAGGAAGTGAATATTTTCGGTGACCCGTACAAGGTGCGCGCGACCGTGGAGACCATCGACGCATTTTCCGGGCACGCCGACAAGAATGAACTGCGCGCCTGGGCTGAGAAAATCACCGGGCCCTTGCGCGGCATCTTCGTGATTCACGGCGAAGAAGAACCCGCTCTGGCATTTGCCGAAACACTTCGGGGTCTGCATCCGCAGGCCAATGTGCGCGCGCCGGAGTTCGCCGAGTCCGTGGAACTTTGA
- a CDS encoding sulfotransferase gives MNRPNFFIIGAPKCGTTSLARYLGGHPQVFITTPKEPCYFSRSLTVDRLQRRSKAWDRDLDGYLHLFDRAKEQHRLRGDATTRNLRCEAALLEIRALVPDARLIVMLRDPAEMVPSWHAQKLHERQEVEGDLEKAWRLEESRRRGENLPPRLKATDALQYSQVARLGTQVERLLEICPGEQVHTIFMDDLRHDPRSVYLRTLEFLGLSDDGRQDFEVHNKRRNSQGGILSAFGFRKPRPESTISPQFEDELRRYFVGEVEKLERILGRDLQSWKPR, from the coding sequence GTGAATCGACCGAATTTTTTCATTATTGGCGCGCCAAAGTGCGGCACGACTTCGTTGGCGCGGTATCTGGGTGGTCATCCACAGGTGTTCATTACCACCCCGAAAGAGCCCTGCTACTTCTCCCGGTCACTTACGGTGGACCGTCTACAGCGACGCTCGAAGGCGTGGGATCGGGACCTGGATGGATACTTGCATCTGTTCGATCGGGCGAAAGAACAGCATCGACTGCGGGGTGATGCCACGACCCGAAACCTGCGGTGCGAGGCGGCGTTGTTGGAGATCAGGGCACTCGTGCCCGACGCGCGGCTGATTGTCATGCTGCGCGACCCCGCCGAAATGGTTCCGTCCTGGCATGCGCAAAAGCTGCATGAAAGGCAGGAAGTCGAAGGTGATTTGGAAAAGGCGTGGCGGCTGGAAGAATCACGACGACGCGGGGAGAATTTACCCCCGCGACTGAAGGCCACGGATGCCTTGCAGTATTCGCAGGTGGCGAGGCTGGGCACGCAGGTCGAGCGTCTGTTGGAGATTTGTCCGGGGGAACAAGTTCACACCATTTTTATGGACGACCTGCGCCATGATCCCCGGAGTGTCTATCTGCGGACGCTGGAGTTTCTTGGGCTCTCCGATGACGGGCGGCAAGATTTCGAGGTTCATAATAAGCGAAGAAACTCTCAAGGGGGAATCCTGTCCGCTTTCGGATTCCGCAAGCCTCGGCCCGAAAGCACTATTTCGCCACAGTTCGAAGACGAATTGCGTCGGTATTTTGTCGGTGAGGTCGAGAAGCTGGAGCGAATACTGGGACGTGATTTGCAGTCTTGGAAACCGAGATGA
- a CDS encoding metal-sulfur cluster assembly factor, translated as MSLTEQQVFTKLRECYDPELPCNIVDLGLVYDVRLEPIPETSDARIDVKMTLTSQSCPLSAQISAQVQRKLLELPGVGEANVEVVFDPPWSFAKISSDGKKLLSLP; from the coding sequence ATGAGCCTCACCGAACAGCAGGTTTTTACGAAGCTCAGGGAATGCTACGACCCCGAACTCCCCTGCAACATCGTTGACCTCGGCCTCGTGTACGACGTTCGCCTCGAACCCATTCCGGAGACCAGCGATGCGCGCATCGACGTGAAAATGACGCTGACATCGCAGAGTTGTCCCCTCTCCGCCCAAATCTCCGCCCAGGTCCAGCGCAAGCTCCTCGAATTACCCGGCGTTGGCGAAGCCAATGTCGAGGTCGTCTTCGATCCCCCGTGGAGCTTCGCGAAGATTTCATCTGACGGCAAAAAACTTCTCAGCCTGCCGTAA
- a CDS encoding Mrp/NBP35 family ATP-binding protein, with protein sequence MFGKVQHPLTEEQVREVLKQVKFPGFSRDILSFGIVKSISITETNDVALALHVMTRDPAVPQQIQRDVEAALKQCDGIGRVSIEMTAQQPPQQGQIPMAGAGATPARPQIVGVKHIVAVGSGKGGVGKSTVAVNLACALTQLGHKIGVMDADIYGPSVPKMMGAMQRPTMSGDKLDPVENFGLKMMSMAFLLDGNSPVIWRGPMIMKAIQQFSHAVNWGELDVLVVDLPPGTGDAQLSLAQTIALDGGVIVTTPQDVALEVARRGIAMFEKVNVKILGIIENMSYYVCPHCGEHDDIFGHGGGKREAEQMGVPFLGEVPLFSDIRICGDKGVPIVVAEPKSKPAQAFVSCAESVMDQLAKAS encoded by the coding sequence ATGTTCGGCAAAGTCCAACATCCCCTCACCGAGGAGCAGGTTCGCGAAGTCCTTAAGCAGGTAAAATTCCCCGGCTTCAGCCGCGATATCCTCAGTTTCGGCATCGTCAAATCGATCAGCATCACCGAAACGAACGACGTGGCTCTCGCGCTTCACGTGATGACGCGCGACCCCGCTGTTCCCCAACAGATCCAGCGCGATGTGGAAGCCGCACTGAAGCAATGCGATGGCATCGGTCGCGTGTCGATCGAGATGACCGCGCAGCAGCCGCCGCAACAAGGCCAGATTCCCATGGCTGGCGCGGGTGCCACACCCGCCCGACCCCAAATCGTAGGTGTGAAACATATCGTCGCCGTCGGCAGCGGTAAGGGCGGTGTCGGCAAATCCACAGTGGCGGTGAACCTCGCGTGCGCACTCACCCAGCTCGGGCATAAGATCGGCGTCATGGACGCGGATATTTACGGGCCTAGCGTCCCGAAGATGATGGGGGCGATGCAGCGCCCAACGATGTCCGGTGACAAACTCGATCCTGTCGAGAATTTCGGTCTCAAGATGATGAGCATGGCGTTCCTGCTGGACGGCAATTCCCCCGTGATCTGGCGCGGCCCGATGATCATGAAGGCGATCCAACAGTTCAGCCACGCCGTCAACTGGGGCGAACTGGACGTCTTGGTGGTGGATCTGCCGCCGGGCACAGGGGACGCGCAGCTTTCGCTCGCACAAACCATCGCGCTGGACGGTGGCGTGATTGTCACCACGCCGCAGGACGTGGCGCTCGAGGTCGCGCGGCGCGGCATCGCGATGTTCGAGAAAGTTAATGTGAAGATTCTCGGCATCATTGAGAACATGAGCTATTACGTCTGCCCGCATTGCGGCGAGCACGACGACATCTTTGGACACGGCGGCGGCAAGAGGGAGGCCGAACAAATGGGAGTGCCATTTCTGGGCGAAGTTCCTCTGTTCTCCGACATCCGTATTTGCGGTGACAAGGGGGTCCCTATCGTGGTTGCCGAACCGAAAAGCAAACCGGCTCAGGCATTTGTGAGTTGCGCTGAGTCGGTAATGGACCAACTCGCGAAAGCGTCATGA
- a CDS encoding Rrf2 family transcriptional regulator, producing the protein MQVTRAGEYAVIGLLYLAKQPAQRMVMIDEISEAEDIPKSFLAKIFQSLAKTGFVSSHRGAGGGFSLAKPAAEITLLQVLQCVEGVFALQKCVSDEPECVVSNTRMSTCTLCAVFSEAQNRVNEVFARTTMADLLQPKSHPALPVKSTAALN; encoded by the coding sequence ATGCAAGTCACTCGAGCAGGCGAATACGCGGTGATTGGGCTACTGTACCTGGCCAAACAGCCTGCCCAGCGCATGGTCATGATCGATGAAATCAGCGAGGCGGAGGATATCCCGAAAAGTTTCCTCGCGAAGATTTTCCAGTCGCTGGCGAAGACCGGCTTTGTCAGTTCGCACCGCGGTGCCGGCGGCGGATTCAGCCTGGCCAAACCGGCGGCGGAAATCACGCTGTTGCAGGTGTTGCAATGCGTCGAGGGCGTTTTTGCGCTGCAGAAATGCGTGTCGGACGAACCCGAGTGTGTGGTCTCGAATACCCGGATGAGCACCTGCACGCTGTGCGCCGTGTTCAGTGAAGCCCAGAACCGCGTCAATGAGGTGTTTGCCCGCACGACAATGGCCGACCTTCTCCAACCCAAATCCCACCCCGCTCTGCCCGTCAAATCGACGGCAGCGCTGAATTGA
- a CDS encoding 4a-hydroxytetrahydrobiopterin dehydratase, translated as MATSAKLSEGEIAQRLTTLSGWRRDGDVIAKEFVLGGFTEAAQFIGRIAPIADAMDHHPDLQLYRYKRVKIMLTTHDAGGITQKDFDLASKIDALAPAGAGQA; from the coding sequence ATGGCGACATCGGCAAAACTTTCCGAAGGGGAGATCGCGCAACGGCTCACGACGCTGAGCGGTTGGCGGCGCGACGGCGATGTGATTGCGAAGGAATTCGTGCTGGGCGGGTTCACTGAGGCGGCGCAGTTCATCGGCCGAATCGCGCCAATTGCTGACGCCATGGATCATCATCCCGATCTTCAGCTTTACCGGTACAAGCGTGTCAAAATCATGCTCACGACCCACGATGCCGGTGGCATTACGCAGAAGGATTTTGACCTTGCGTCCAAGATCGACGCGCTGGCCCCGGCTGGAGCCGGGCAGGCGTGA